The following coding sequences lie in one Myxococcus xanthus genomic window:
- a CDS encoding DUF1254 domain-containing protein, with the protein MTPLPPKEAQAIAYQAFMYGYPLAENYSILWQSTLAVQQQFNTFYGKAQLYGPSDTTVITPNNDTAYSQGWLDLGAEPIVLQVPAVPQNPPRYYSFQIIDACTNNVDYVGSLTTGTAAGNYVLAPPGMVPSNVPNATVIAVPGRYIFLLGRTQILGPSDIPAAQAIMDQYALVPLSQFLGQPAPAPAPATPFLPAASSFVTTLAFFEYLNLALTFQTPPAGDAPLLERFARIGVGPGLPFNPSTLDPELAGALQRGILEASNAITHKTKEGAVENGWNMPEVNLPYFGTDWWTDYDFRSMIARAGIYANSPSEALYYRAYQDTHSKPLDGANRYTVTFPAGQLPPASAFWSLTMYGANQFLVPNSIDRYSLGTQSNLTVAADGSVTIYVQANAPAGPKMPNWLPSPPSGSFYIVLRIYGPETTSYIPPGLVQVDSSNS; encoded by the coding sequence GTGACACCTCTGCCCCCCAAAGAAGCCCAGGCGATTGCGTACCAAGCCTTCATGTACGGTTACCCGCTGGCCGAGAACTACTCCATCCTGTGGCAGAGCACTCTCGCCGTCCAACAGCAATTCAATACATTCTACGGCAAGGCGCAGCTCTACGGTCCCAGCGATACCACCGTCATCACTCCCAACAACGACACGGCGTACTCTCAGGGATGGCTCGACCTGGGCGCCGAGCCAATAGTGCTACAGGTGCCGGCGGTCCCCCAAAATCCACCGCGATATTACAGTTTCCAGATCATCGATGCGTGCACCAACAACGTTGACTATGTTGGCTCGTTGACAACCGGCACGGCGGCGGGCAACTACGTCCTTGCGCCCCCCGGCATGGTGCCCAGCAACGTCCCGAACGCGACGGTGATCGCCGTCCCGGGTCGCTACATCTTCCTGCTCGGGCGCACGCAAATCCTGGGGCCCAGCGACATCCCGGCAGCTCAGGCAATCATGGACCAGTACGCGCTGGTCCCGCTGTCCCAGTTCCTCGGCCAGCCCGCGCCCGCGCCTGCGCCCGCAACTCCATTCCTGCCGGCCGCCTCCTCATTCGTCACAACGCTGGCGTTCTTCGAGTACCTCAACCTGGCGCTGACCTTCCAGACCCCGCCCGCCGGAGATGCACCGCTCCTCGAGCGCTTCGCACGGATTGGCGTGGGGCCCGGCCTGCCCTTCAATCCCTCTACGCTTGATCCGGAATTGGCCGGCGCGCTCCAGCGAGGCATCCTCGAGGCCAGCAATGCCATCACACACAAGACCAAGGAGGGCGCCGTCGAGAATGGCTGGAACATGCCGGAGGTGAACCTCCCCTACTTCGGCACGGACTGGTGGACCGACTACGACTTCCGTTCGATGATCGCACGTGCAGGGATCTACGCGAACTCGCCCTCAGAGGCGCTCTATTACCGCGCCTACCAGGACACCCACTCGAAGCCCCTCGACGGCGCCAATCGGTACACGGTGACTTTCCCCGCGGGCCAGCTTCCCCCTGCCTCGGCCTTCTGGTCGTTGACCATGTACGGGGCGAATCAATTCCTGGTCCCCAACAGCATTGATCGCTACTCCCTCGGGACTCAGTCGAACCTGACCGTCGCAGCCGACGGCTCCGTGACGATCTACGTCCAGGCCAACGCCCCCGCCGGCCCCAAGATGCCAAACTGGTTGCCCTCGCCGCCCAGTGGCTCGTTCTATATCGTGCTTCGTATCTACGGCCCGGAGACTACGTCCTACATTCCGCCCGGTCTGGTGCAGGTCGACAGCTCCAACTCGTGA
- a CDS encoding alpha/beta hydrolase family protein — MLKPLNPKRFCFAVQQRATPQTQEAMLREIFPLFHAEKIRKPLLVIQGVNDPRVPKDRTDALVETVRKNGVPIDSFVSTKSEEETPVRILSFLDQHLRRRQ, encoded by the coding sequence GTGCTTAAGCCCCTGAATCCCAAGAGATTTTGCTTCGCGGTACAGCAGAGGGCTACACCACAGACGCAGGAAGCGATGCTTCGAGAAATCTTCCCGCTGTTCCACGCGGAGAAGATTCGCAAGCCCCTGCTCGTCATCCAAGGCGTCAACGATCCGCGCGTTCCCAAGGACAGAACGGACGCGCTCGTCGAGACGGTCCGGAAGAACGGCGTGCCCATCGACTCCTTCGTCAGTACGAAGAGCGAAGAGGAGACCCCCGTGAGAATCCTCTCCTTCCTGGACCAGCACCTGCGACGACGGCAGTGA
- a CDS encoding alkaline phosphatase family protein, with product MNIQHHRAFEHVLIIMLENQYRSYVMQNPYFKKLARQGICLRNSFGVMHPSQTNYITSIAGELCNVADDDQPEPLPQRTIVDLIEESPRGLTWKAYMQSYDPQKTPWSPTLKPKDQRPYVIRHNPFSSFKNIQESSARWERIQDEDAFWMDIKNGTLPNYAWFTPNIWNDGHYLTGKFHEPEERAPTLVDQAAEWLESFLGKLGFPGPDSLLPPRTLVVITFDEADFKKSYVGGSELMTYDGPNQIYTVLLGDMIQPGEQAEGYNHYSLLRTIEENFQLGSLGKNDASSNWFQFLWGRQFRWEDVPPTPVSEAANFVLAEFAGALHLVYATRQGELRVRTLESSVWSEERSLGVSGSGPMALAATTDQLVLVYETRDGTLNALSYAVGNGWSSAPTQVATGARGALSLVAFADGQRLMLAYRTEEGAIQSRIHQRGAWEGEVQVPGAFTEGPMTLGSLGASLYLIYRPTGGTHMSVVSYNTAPFNVVIPPADSKLAVGDGVTTRDTWSPSQFPVAAFTRQPLADSDGEPEPWNRPYAAGSPLATAELAGVLHLVHPVGSQLPLMTETFSISGLMTPAKPVAYGTKDVASFNDGFGTLAQAGWSPQSPILGAHGAPGGGLGMARVGDALVLAFQPEAGGRVHLREGRYLSLPD from the coding sequence ATGAACATCCAGCACCACCGCGCTTTCGAGCACGTCCTCATCATCATGCTCGAAAACCAGTACCGCAGTTACGTGATGCAGAACCCCTACTTCAAGAAGCTGGCACGGCAGGGCATCTGCCTGCGCAATTCCTTTGGCGTCATGCATCCCTCGCAGACCAACTACATCACGTCGATTGCCGGGGAGCTCTGCAACGTCGCAGACGATGACCAGCCCGAGCCACTTCCTCAGCGGACCATCGTCGACCTCATCGAGGAGTCACCGCGGGGACTGACGTGGAAGGCGTACATGCAGAGCTACGACCCGCAGAAAACGCCCTGGTCGCCCACGCTCAAGCCGAAGGATCAGCGCCCCTACGTCATCAGGCACAACCCGTTCTCATCCTTCAAGAACATCCAAGAGAGCAGCGCCCGCTGGGAGCGAATCCAGGATGAGGATGCATTCTGGATGGATATCAAGAACGGCACTCTGCCGAACTACGCTTGGTTCACTCCCAACATTTGGAATGACGGCCACTATCTCACCGGTAAGTTCCATGAGCCGGAGGAGCGTGCGCCCACGCTCGTCGACCAGGCCGCGGAGTGGCTCGAGTCGTTCCTGGGGAAGCTGGGCTTCCCGGGACCGGACTCACTTCTGCCGCCACGAACGCTCGTGGTGATTACCTTCGACGAGGCGGACTTCAAGAAGTCCTACGTGGGGGGCTCGGAACTCATGACTTATGACGGGCCCAACCAGATCTACACCGTGCTGCTGGGCGACATGATTCAACCCGGCGAGCAGGCCGAGGGCTACAACCACTACAGCCTGCTGCGTACCATTGAGGAGAACTTCCAGTTGGGCTCGCTGGGAAAGAATGACGCCTCTTCCAACTGGTTCCAGTTCCTCTGGGGCAGGCAGTTCCGGTGGGAGGATGTGCCGCCCACTCCGGTCTCCGAGGCGGCGAACTTCGTGCTCGCGGAGTTCGCGGGGGCGCTCCATCTCGTGTACGCGACGAGGCAAGGTGAACTCCGCGTTCGCACGTTGGAGTCCTCGGTCTGGTCGGAGGAGCGCTCGCTCGGAGTTTCGGGGAGTGGGCCCATGGCCCTCGCGGCCACGACGGACCAATTGGTGCTCGTCTACGAGACGCGAGATGGCACGCTCAACGCTCTTTCGTATGCGGTTGGCAACGGGTGGTCCTCCGCGCCCACTCAGGTCGCCACCGGCGCGCGCGGTGCGCTGTCCCTCGTCGCCTTCGCGGACGGGCAGCGCCTCATGCTGGCCTATCGGACGGAGGAGGGCGCGATCCAGTCGCGCATCCACCAGCGCGGGGCGTGGGAAGGGGAGGTGCAGGTCCCAGGCGCCTTCACCGAGGGGCCCATGACGTTGGGCTCGCTGGGGGCCTCGCTCTACCTCATCTACAGGCCGACGGGCGGCACCCATATGTCCGTGGTCTCGTACAACACCGCTCCGTTCAACGTGGTCATCCCGCCTGCCGACAGCAAGCTTGCCGTGGGGGATGGAGTCACGACGCGAGACACGTGGTCTCCCAGTCAGTTCCCGGTCGCTGCCTTCACCCGTCAGCCCCTCGCGGACAGTGATGGAGAGCCAGAGCCCTGGAACAGGCCCTACGCGGCGGGGAGTCCCCTCGCCACGGCGGAACTCGCGGGAGTGCTCCACCTGGTGCACCCGGTGGGCTCTCAACTTCCGCTCATGACGGAGACCTTTTCTATCAGTGGCCTCATGACGCCTGCCAAGCCCGTGGCCTACGGCACGAAGGACGTTGCGTCCTTCAACGATGGTTTTGGCACCCTTGCACAGGCGGGTTGGAGTCCGCAGTCGCCCATCCTCGGGGCCCATGGCGCGCCCGGTGGAGGACTCGGCATGGCGCGGGTGGGCGATGCGCTCGTGCTCGCGTTCCAGCCCGAGGCAGGCGGGAGAGTCCACCTCCGCGAGGGCCGATACCTTTCGCTTCCGGATTGA
- a CDS encoding GntR family transcriptional regulator, with amino-acid sequence MGATRESNPLYAKVELTLASEIAAGVLPPRSQLPTEDRLIERFGVSRTTVRKAIENLVARGLVEIRRGIGTFVAQPKIIQELTELTGFVEDMQALGRTPTARLLDSQLVPADADVARQLVVSPGSLVMRIQRVRLADGMAMSFDETYLPREIGEKIVTHDLETEPIFALLEERYHLPLIEAEYRLEAITATPTVAQALAVEPGNPVFLIERTSYSEGSRPIDYERLHYRGDLIRFITRLSRRPRARS; translated from the coding sequence ATGGGTGCCACGCGTGAATCCAACCCGCTTTATGCGAAAGTCGAATTGACGCTTGCTTCTGAAATCGCAGCTGGGGTCCTCCCTCCTCGCAGCCAACTTCCCACGGAAGACCGCTTGATTGAGCGGTTCGGCGTTAGCCGAACGACAGTCCGAAAAGCGATAGAGAACCTCGTGGCTCGTGGCTTGGTAGAGATCCGGCGCGGCATCGGTACCTTCGTCGCGCAGCCCAAGATCATCCAAGAACTGACCGAGCTGACTGGCTTCGTCGAGGACATGCAGGCACTCGGCCGCACCCCGACCGCTCGGCTCCTGGATAGTCAGCTCGTCCCAGCCGATGCTGACGTTGCCCGGCAACTCGTCGTGTCGCCCGGCAGCCTCGTCATGCGCATCCAACGCGTGCGGCTCGCCGACGGCATGGCCATGTCCTTCGATGAAACCTACCTGCCGCGCGAGATAGGGGAGAAGATCGTCACCCACGATCTAGAAACCGAGCCAATATTCGCACTGCTCGAAGAACGATACCACCTGCCACTGATTGAGGCCGAATACCGGCTAGAAGCCATCACAGCCACACCGACCGTTGCGCAGGCCCTCGCCGTGGAGCCCGGTAACCCGGTCTTCCTGATCGAGCGCACGTCATATAGCGAAGGGTCTCGCCCCATCGACTACGAAAGGCTCCACTATCGCGGCGACCTCATCAGGTTCATCACTCGCTTGTCCCGGCGTCCACGCGCGCGGTCATGA
- a CDS encoding sulfite exporter TauE/SafE family protein → MNPTMVFWLFAAAFGASALGGVLGMASGIFIVPILTLFFNIDIHVAIGASIISVIACSCGSAAPLLKRRLTNIRLAIVLETATTLGALTGVFLIGIVSNSFLYGLFAFILTLSAKQMLARRREVEVADTSGPNVKSLATVLRLHSSFPDHASGRDVPYQVGHVPLSLALMYGAGVISALLGIGSGVLKIPAMDTALRLPIKVSSATSNFMIGVTAAASAGAYFVRGDIDIGIAGPVALGSVVGAFVGARLLMRLPAEKLRISFVVILTLLAVQMLLSALGVQFLGGSA, encoded by the coding sequence ATGAACCCCACGATGGTCTTCTGGCTGTTCGCGGCCGCCTTTGGCGCGAGTGCCCTCGGCGGCGTGCTTGGCATGGCCAGCGGCATCTTCATCGTGCCAATCCTCACGCTGTTCTTCAACATAGACATTCACGTAGCGATCGGCGCGAGCATCATCTCGGTGATTGCCTGTTCGTGCGGCAGCGCTGCGCCGCTCCTGAAGAGGCGCCTGACCAATATCCGGCTTGCGATCGTCCTTGAGACAGCCACCACACTCGGCGCGCTGACAGGCGTGTTCCTGATCGGCATCGTCTCGAATTCGTTTCTGTACGGCCTGTTTGCTTTTATTTTGACGCTATCCGCAAAGCAGATGCTAGCGCGGCGGCGCGAAGTGGAAGTGGCCGATACCAGCGGGCCAAACGTGAAGAGTCTGGCCACGGTGCTACGCCTGCATTCGAGCTTTCCCGACCATGCATCGGGCCGCGACGTGCCTTATCAGGTTGGTCACGTGCCGCTCAGCCTGGCTCTGATGTACGGGGCCGGCGTGATCTCGGCGCTGCTCGGTATCGGCTCCGGCGTGCTCAAGATCCCTGCCATGGATACCGCCTTGCGGCTGCCCATCAAGGTCTCGTCTGCCACATCGAACTTCATGATCGGCGTGACGGCCGCAGCGAGCGCTGGCGCCTACTTCGTGCGAGGCGATATCGACATCGGCATTGCGGGGCCTGTCGCACTTGGCTCAGTCGTCGGGGCGTTCGTCGGGGCGCGTTTGCTGATGAGGCTGCCCGCTGAGAAACTTCGCATCTCCTTCGTGGTGATCCTCACCCTGCTTGCGGTTCAAATGCTCCTGAGCGCCCTTGGTGTTCAGTTCCTCGGAGGGTCGGCATGA
- a CDS encoding DUF1634 domain-containing protein has product MKPTTNRLGRCEQSIAGLLWNGTWLASALVTAGIALGATHDFWSFLAPSLSGYDVMKTGVALFIILPIARVALMLVMSLRERDYIYTAISVFVLAVIAAGVMVEL; this is encoded by the coding sequence ATGAAGCCTACGACCAATCGCCTTGGTCGGTGCGAGCAGAGCATCGCCGGACTGCTTTGGAACGGCACTTGGCTTGCGTCAGCGCTCGTTACCGCCGGGATAGCCTTGGGCGCGACACATGACTTCTGGAGTTTTCTCGCCCCCAGCCTCAGCGGCTACGACGTGATGAAAACCGGCGTGGCCTTGTTCATCATCTTGCCCATCGCGCGTGTGGCGCTGATGCTGGTCATGTCCCTGCGCGAGCGCGACTACATCTATACCGCGATTTCGGTGTTCGTCCTGGCTGTCATCGCGGCCGGGGTCATGGTCGAGCTGTGA
- a CDS encoding ferritin-like domain-containing protein: MQNKTWTDAALLEHLQKAVYLELWTIPLYLTAAYSLQVPGTNAQLPPQQVTVRGKKNPNRSREQLAFNNIYSVVVQEMLHLELASNLFNALFAPKGYSPKFTGEWAPRYDRFPSWIAVNKPVKLGPVDPEQMSLLAAIETPEPKSDGVLNGPQDAYDSIGQFYKAIEQGINQRWNELYQPDADHRQKSEFANPQYRSDDYTRFSSTIGGDSRTALKQANEVLQAIVGQGEGNLGPVIDSELRPEDANDLEDQFSHFARFRMVQAMLKFGGPLKTYPTTESSGLAAAQQQLTTGFTSLLTALEKGYAGDDELDLGSMWALPKQIVSVWSAGGVPQF; this comes from the coding sequence ATGCAAAACAAAACCTGGACCGACGCGGCCCTCCTCGAGCATCTCCAGAAAGCCGTCTACTTGGAGCTGTGGACCATCCCCCTCTATCTGACGGCCGCCTATTCCTTGCAGGTTCCCGGCACGAACGCTCAGCTCCCACCCCAGCAGGTGACCGTTCGCGGAAAGAAGAACCCCAATCGAAGCCGGGAGCAGCTCGCCTTCAACAACATCTACTCGGTCGTCGTGCAGGAGATGCTACACCTCGAGCTGGCCAGCAACCTCTTCAATGCGCTGTTCGCCCCCAAGGGATACTCGCCGAAGTTCACGGGCGAATGGGCGCCGCGGTACGACAGGTTCCCGTCCTGGATCGCGGTCAACAAGCCCGTGAAGCTCGGGCCGGTGGACCCTGAGCAAATGTCCCTCCTGGCCGCCATCGAGACCCCCGAGCCCAAGAGCGATGGCGTGCTGAACGGGCCGCAAGATGCCTACGATTCCATCGGTCAGTTCTACAAGGCCATCGAGCAGGGCATCAATCAGCGCTGGAACGAACTCTACCAGCCCGACGCGGACCACCGGCAGAAGAGCGAATTCGCCAACCCGCAATATAGAAGCGACGACTACACCAGGTTCAGCAGCACCATCGGCGGTGACAGCCGCACCGCGCTGAAACAGGCGAATGAGGTGCTCCAGGCCATCGTCGGGCAGGGCGAGGGCAACCTGGGACCCGTCATCGACTCAGAGCTCCGCCCCGAGGATGCCAACGACCTAGAGGATCAGTTCAGCCATTTCGCGCGATTCCGGATGGTGCAGGCAATGCTGAAGTTCGGCGGCCCGCTGAAGACCTATCCCACCACGGAGAGCAGTGGGCTCGCGGCCGCGCAGCAGCAGCTCACCACCGGATTCACGAGCCTCTTGACCGCGTTGGAGAAGGGCTATGCCGGGGACGACGAACTCGACCTCGGTAGCATGTGGGCTCTTCCCAAGCAAATCGTGTCCGTGTGGTCTGCGGGCGGAGTGCCGCAGTTCTAA